From the Marinitoga sp. 38H-ov genome, one window contains:
- a CDS encoding ribosome maturation factor, with translation MNDTKDLIKEKANEIAKKMNLEIFDVSLKKVRRKLKLEIIIDKLDGFVGIEDCEIFSREIESYLDDKDIIESSYDLIVSSPGLDRPLRNINDFIRFKGKLSKVILKQRIENRTAIKGYIEDIQDNVIYIKEKDGGKVIKIPYEKILRSNLEIDI, from the coding sequence ATGAACGATACTAAAGACTTGATAAAAGAAAAAGCAAATGAGATTGCTAAAAAAATGAATTTAGAGATTTTTGATGTATCATTAAAAAAAGTAAGAAGAAAACTAAAGTTGGAGATAATTATTGACAAATTAGACGGCTTTGTAGGAATAGAAGATTGTGAAATTTTTTCAAGAGAGATTGAATCGTATTTAGACGATAAAGATATTATTGAATCATCATATGATTTAATAGTAAGTTCCCCAGGTTTAGATAGACCTTTAAGAAATATAAATGATTTTATTAGATTTAAAGGTAAATTATCAAAAGTAATACTTAAACAAAGAATTGAAAATAGAACAGCTATAAAAGGTTATATTGAAGATATACAAGATAATGTTATCTATATCAAAGAAAAAGATGGTGGAAAAGTTATTAAAATACCATATGAAAAAATATTAAGATCAAATCTAGAAATTGATATATAG
- the nusA gene encoding transcription termination factor NusA, with protein sequence MNVVLIEALEELEREKDIKKDVLLEIIEKAIEKAYKNNYEMENVEVVIDKTHGEISIYQILKVVEEVTNDGEEISLEEAKKINSKAQIGELIKKKINPKKEFKRIAAQTAKQVIKQSIREIEKENLYHKYAPLQGKITTAEVLKVTSEYAEIRIGKLETKLPKKEWIPNESLYTGDIIKVYIKSIQQTTKGPKILVTRSEPEFVEELFKMNIPEIEDGIVKIKKIYREPGVRSKIAVYSEDPKVDPVGACIGENGIRISQLLEDLKNLEKVDVIKWSDEIEELIKNALAPAQVLNIKLDKKNKTAVVTVPENQLSLAIGKGGQNARAAAKITGWKIDIHTV encoded by the coding sequence ATGAATGTAGTATTAATAGAAGCGCTAGAAGAATTAGAAAGAGAAAAAGATATAAAAAAAGATGTCCTGTTGGAAATTATAGAAAAAGCTATTGAAAAAGCTTATAAAAATAATTATGAGATGGAAAATGTAGAAGTTGTTATTGATAAAACTCATGGAGAAATATCTATATATCAAATTTTAAAGGTTGTAGAAGAAGTAACAAATGATGGTGAGGAAATATCTTTAGAAGAAGCTAAAAAAATTAATTCAAAAGCTCAAATTGGAGAACTTATAAAAAAGAAAATAAACCCCAAAAAAGAATTTAAAAGAATTGCAGCTCAAACTGCTAAACAGGTAATAAAACAAAGCATTAGAGAAATCGAAAAAGAAAATTTATATCATAAATATGCTCCTTTACAAGGAAAAATTACTACAGCTGAAGTTTTAAAGGTAACATCTGAATATGCTGAAATAAGAATTGGAAAATTAGAAACAAAATTACCAAAAAAAGAATGGATACCAAACGAATCATTATATACAGGAGATATTATTAAAGTATATATAAAAAGCATACAACAAACTACCAAAGGACCAAAAATATTAGTTACTAGAAGTGAACCAGAATTTGTTGAAGAATTATTTAAAATGAATATTCCAGAAATTGAAGATGGAATAGTAAAAATTAAAAAAATATATCGTGAACCTGGAGTTAGAAGTAAAATAGCTGTATATTCTGAAGATCCAAAAGTTGATCCCGTTGGAGCCTGTATTGGTGAAAATGGTATAAGAATCAGTCAGCTTTTAGAAGATTTAAAAAATCTTGAAAAAGTAGATGTTATAAAATGGTCTGATGAAATTGAAGAATTAATTAAAAACGCTTTGGCTCCTGCACAAGTGTTAAATATTAAATTAGACAAAAAAAATAAAACCGCTGTTGTAACTGTTCCAGAAAATCAATTATCTCTTGCTATAGGAAAAGGTGGTCAAAACGCAAGAGCTGCTGCTAAAATAACTGGTTGGAAAATAGACATACATACTGTTTAA
- a CDS encoding transcriptional repressor, with product MSQQVLKKVLKDKKQRMTAQRELILKIFIESKGRLMSLDDVYMNIRKRKNHKTSKMTVKRGIDLLEELGIIRKIDFEDGTPRYELIDEVEEENNVLFICENCGKALKVDIEKKDLKNLFPFDNIEINDFELKVYGYCKECKI from the coding sequence ATGTCCCAACAAGTTTTGAAAAAAGTACTCAAAGATAAAAAACAAAGAATGACAGCACAAAGGGAATTAATATTAAAAATATTTATTGAATCAAAAGGTAGATTAATGAGTTTAGATGATGTATATATGAATATAAGAAAAAGAAAAAATCATAAAACAAGTAAAATGACAGTAAAAAGAGGAATTGATTTACTAGAAGAATTGGGAATAATAAGAAAAATTGATTTTGAAGATGGAACTCCTAGATATGAGTTAATTGATGAAGTTGAAGAAGAAAATAATGTGCTCTTTATTTGCGAAAATTGCGGTAAAGCTTTAAAAGTTGATATAGAAAAAAAAGATTTGAAAAATTTATTTCCATTTGATAATATTGAAATTAATGATTTTGAATTAAAGGTATATGGATATTGCAAAGAATGTAAAATATAA
- the yihA gene encoding ribosome biogenesis GTP-binding protein YihA/YsxC: MFKKINLTKTAYSIGDYPPPLDFEIAFAGRSNVGKSSLLNKLFGIKIAKISSNPGKTRSINFYNIDNKGYLVDLPGYGFASVSKEEKKNWEKLLEDYFTNRYSLKMVFLLIDHRHEPQKKDIEMIQWLRELEMPFMIILTKLDKLKQSERRKKYEIIRREISKYGEYIYFPVSSKTGEGIGELKQEISKYLK; encoded by the coding sequence ATGTTTAAAAAAATAAATTTAACAAAAACTGCATATTCTATAGGAGATTATCCCCCGCCATTAGATTTTGAAATAGCTTTTGCTGGAAGATCAAATGTTGGGAAGTCTAGTTTATTAAATAAATTATTTGGAATAAAAATAGCAAAAATTAGTTCTAATCCTGGTAAAACAAGATCTATTAATTTTTATAATATTGATAATAAAGGGTATTTAGTAGATCTTCCGGGTTACGGTTTTGCTAGTGTGTCTAAAGAAGAAAAAAAGAATTGGGAAAAGTTATTAGAGGATTATTTTACAAATAGGTATTCTTTAAAAATGGTTTTTTTACTAATTGATCATAGGCATGAACCTCAAAAAAAAGATATTGAAATGATACAATGGTTAAGAGAACTCGAAATGCCATTTATGATTATTTTAACAAAATTAGATAAATTAAAACAATCTGAAAGAAGAAAAAAATATGAAATAATAAGAAGAGAAATATCAAAATATGGTGAATATATATATTTTCCTGTATCTTCTAAAACTGGAGAAGGGATAGGAGAATTAAAACAAGAAATAAGTAAATATCTAAAATAA
- the lon gene encoding endopeptidase La — MENKKSAIDMFIDKSFKESIPEELPVIPTRAKLVIFPNSILPMLIGRKKSINALEESLEKYNNLLFFVSQKDIELEDPKIEDLYKIGTVGRVVQIAKLPDGEYKILVEGLKRAEIKEVLESEKLIKFKIKTLERSYKNTKTLEALVRKVKGLFEKYIGLTKKFPQEALMILEDTNDPEVISDLIASVLPLELEEKQELLEELHPRKRLELELEILMREIELLEIEELLESKVKEKIEKGQKEYYLREKLKAIQEELSGEADEEIKELKESIEKIEMPEYVKEKVEHELARLEKMSQYSPEASVVRTYLDWIINLPWNNKTEDRINIKKAEKLLNKNHYGLKEPKERILEFLAVRKLSNKPKSPILCFVGAPGVGKTSLGRSVAEALGRKFGRISLGGMRDEAEIRGHRRTYVGAMPGRIIQLIRKLGVKNPVIVLDEIDKMGISYQGDPAAALLEVLDPEQNSSFTDHYLEIPFDLSEVIFITTANVLHTIPIALRDRMEIIQIPGYTDAEKYYIAKDYIIPKLFEEHGIEKNQLKINKSALEKIISEYTRESGVRSLERVLAKLMRKSALRLAEGENKVNVNVNNIKDLLGTPPYFRSNKLEKPEIGVATGMAWTAYGGEILQVETLVTSGKGKIIITGKLGDVMKESAQIALTLSKALIEEYDKKLLDKFDNFNFHIHVPEGAVPKDGPSAGVTLTTSIVSSILKRPINNEIAMTGEITLMGKVLPVGGIKEKLLSAYRSGIKEVIIPKDNKKDLEKIPEEILKKIKVNLVDNIQDVLKIVLLEG, encoded by the coding sequence ATGGAAAATAAAAAAAGTGCTATAGATATGTTTATAGATAAATCATTTAAAGAAAGCATACCAGAAGAATTACCTGTAATACCAACAAGAGCTAAACTTGTTATATTTCCTAATTCAATTCTTCCTATGTTAATAGGAAGAAAAAAGTCTATTAATGCTTTAGAAGAATCATTGGAAAAATATAATAATTTATTATTTTTTGTTTCACAAAAAGATATTGAATTAGAAGATCCAAAAATAGAAGATCTTTACAAAATAGGTACTGTTGGGAGAGTTGTTCAAATTGCAAAATTGCCAGATGGGGAATATAAAATATTAGTTGAGGGATTAAAGAGAGCGGAAATAAAAGAAGTATTAGAATCTGAAAAACTAATAAAATTTAAAATAAAAACTCTTGAAAGGAGTTATAAAAACACTAAAACATTGGAAGCTTTAGTTAGAAAGGTAAAAGGATTATTTGAGAAATATATAGGTTTAACAAAAAAGTTCCCTCAGGAAGCTTTAATGATTTTAGAAGACACAAATGATCCTGAAGTTATTAGTGATTTAATTGCATCTGTTTTACCGCTTGAATTAGAGGAAAAACAAGAATTATTAGAGGAATTGCATCCTAGAAAACGTCTTGAACTTGAATTGGAAATATTAATGAGAGAAATAGAATTATTGGAAATAGAAGAATTATTAGAATCAAAAGTAAAAGAGAAAATAGAGAAAGGTCAAAAAGAATATTATTTAAGGGAAAAATTAAAAGCTATTCAAGAAGAATTGTCAGGAGAAGCTGATGAGGAAATTAAAGAATTAAAAGAAAGTATAGAAAAAATAGAAATGCCTGAATATGTAAAAGAAAAGGTTGAACATGAATTGGCAAGGCTAGAAAAGATGTCACAATATTCTCCAGAAGCAAGTGTAGTAAGGACATATTTAGATTGGATTATTAATTTACCTTGGAATAATAAAACTGAGGATAGAATAAATATTAAAAAAGCAGAAAAATTATTAAATAAAAATCATTATGGTTTAAAGGAACCTAAAGAAAGAATATTAGAATTTTTAGCAGTTAGAAAATTATCAAATAAACCAAAATCTCCTATATTATGTTTTGTTGGTGCTCCAGGTGTTGGAAAAACATCTTTAGGAAGATCAGTTGCAGAGGCATTAGGAAGAAAATTTGGAAGAATATCTCTCGGAGGAATGAGAGATGAAGCAGAAATTAGAGGTCATAGAAGAACATATGTTGGAGCAATGCCGGGGAGAATAATACAATTAATAAGAAAATTAGGTGTAAAAAATCCGGTTATAGTATTAGATGAAATCGATAAAATGGGAATATCATATCAAGGAGATCCAGCTGCAGCATTATTAGAAGTATTAGATCCTGAACAAAATTCATCATTTACAGATCATTATTTAGAAATACCTTTTGATTTATCAGAAGTAATATTTATTACAACAGCTAATGTGTTACACACTATTCCTATAGCATTAAGAGATAGAATGGAAATTATACAAATTCCTGGATATACAGATGCAGAAAAATATTATATTGCTAAAGATTATATAATTCCAAAATTATTTGAAGAACATGGTATAGAAAAGAATCAATTAAAAATAAATAAATCAGCATTAGAAAAAATAATATCAGAATATACTAGAGAATCTGGAGTAAGATCTTTAGAAAGAGTTTTAGCTAAATTAATGAGGAAATCAGCTTTAAGATTAGCAGAAGGCGAAAATAAAGTAAATGTTAATGTAAATAATATTAAAGATTTATTAGGGACACCTCCTTATTTTAGATCTAATAAATTGGAAAAACCAGAAATTGGTGTTGCTACAGGAATGGCTTGGACAGCATATGGTGGAGAAATATTACAAGTTGAAACACTGGTTACGTCAGGAAAAGGGAAAATTATTATAACAGGTAAATTAGGTGATGTTATGAAAGAATCAGCTCAAATTGCTCTAACTTTATCAAAAGCATTAATAGAAGAATATGATAAAAAGTTATTAGATAAATTTGATAATTTTAATTTTCATATACACGTTCCAGAAGGAGCTGTTCCAAAAGATGGTCCTTCTGCAGGAGTTACATTAACAACATCTATTGTTTCATCTATACTAAAAAGACCTATAAATAATGAAATTGCAATGACTGGTGAGATAACATTAATGGGTAAAGTTTTACCTGTTGGAGGAATAAAAGAGAAATTATTATCTGCATATAGAAGTGGTATAAAAGAAGTAATAATACCTAAGGACAATAAAAAAGATTTAGAAAAAATACCAGAAGAGATATTAAAAAAGATAAAAGTTAATTTGGTTGATAATATACAAGATGTATTAAAAATAGTATTATTGGAGGGATAA
- a CDS encoding WecB/TagA/CpsF family glycosyltransferase, whose amino-acid sequence MTQMIQMFGLKLLSGKKEDMWNFIERKLNSNEKVWVVTLNALMFLEYFKNDEYKYELQNSTISIPDGIGVVKYLEKWGYHTERCPGIDTMLKICEWQKHKIFLLGSQPGIAEKAKEHLEKKFPNITIVGTHHGYFDNDNNIIELINNSGAEILFVGMGVPRQEEFIYKNLNKLNIKMAMGVGGSIDVISGKISRAPKLFQLFGLEWLYRMIREPKRFRKFPDLMNFYFKVYRSKETPVNLEVINL is encoded by the coding sequence ATGACTCAAATGATACAAATGTTTGGATTAAAATTATTATCCGGAAAAAAAGAGGATATGTGGAATTTTATTGAAAGGAAATTAAACTCAAATGAAAAAGTTTGGGTTGTAACTCTTAATGCTTTAATGTTTTTAGAATATTTCAAAAATGATGAATACAAATACGAATTACAAAATTCCACAATTTCTATTCCAGATGGAATAGGTGTAGTAAAATATTTAGAAAAATGGGGATATCATACAGAAAGATGTCCTGGTATAGATACTATGCTAAAAATATGTGAATGGCAAAAACACAAAATATTCTTATTAGGTTCTCAGCCAGGTATTGCAGAAAAAGCCAAAGAACATTTAGAAAAGAAATTCCCAAATATTACAATTGTAGGAACTCACCATGGTTATTTTGATAATGATAATAATATAATTGAATTGATTAATAATAGCGGAGCTGAAATATTATTCGTAGGAATGGGTGTTCCTAGACAAGAAGAATTTATATATAAAAATTTAAATAAACTTAATATAAAAATGGCGATGGGTGTTGGAGGAAGTATTGATGTAATTTCAGGAAAAATTTCTAGAGCCCCAAAATTATTTCAATTATTTGGCCTAGAATGGTTATATAGAATGATCAGAGAGCCAAAAAGATTTAGAAAATTCCCGGATTTAATGAACTTTTATTTTAAAGTATATCGTTCTAAAGAAACTCCTGTAAATTTAGAAGTAATTAATTTATAA
- a CDS encoding DUF1622 domain-containing protein: MNIHHFVEIIVSYISDISYIMAIIVIFFGMIKGFSIFLKDVLLKKKSEEAIWESRLELGHSFSLGLGFLIGSSILKTTVAPTWNDIGQLATIIAIRTTLNFFLTREIKEHKKEVRNGEI; the protein is encoded by the coding sequence ATGAATATCCATCATTTTGTAGAGATTATAGTTAGTTATATATCAGATATTTCTTATATCATGGCTATTATAGTAATCTTTTTTGGAATGATAAAGGGATTTTCAATCTTTTTAAAAGATGTGTTATTAAAGAAAAAATCCGAAGAAGCTATATGGGAAAGTCGTTTGGAATTAGGTCATTCTTTTTCTTTAGGACTAGGTTTTTTAATTGGATCTAGTATTTTAAAAACTACCGTAGCTCCTACTTGGAATGACATTGGACAACTAGCTACTATTATAGCTATTAGAACAACTTTAAATTTTTTCTTAACAAGAGAAATTAAAGAACATAAAAAGGAAGTTAGAAATGGAGAAATATAA
- the dprA gene encoding DNA-processing protein DprA — protein MEKYKNAIIWMKEFLKESNKSIMINIKKNRIPLIDKTEIEKFYNNLKEKNIKVITYFDDEYPNKLRNIFNPPLVLYAIGNSELLKKDSVGIVGSRKCSEYGKNIAYFFSKILSEKYIITSGMAYGIDTYAHKGSLKNGTIAVLGCGIDIPYPKSNYDLYYQIIKNNGCIVSEYAPGTPVQPFRFPERNRIIVGLSKSIIVIEAAKKSGSLITAKLALESGIDVYAVPGDINRKTSEGTNLLIYNGAIPIISENNLKELFNI, from the coding sequence ATGGAGAAATATAAAAACGCTATAATTTGGATGAAGGAATTTTTAAAAGAATCTAATAAATCAATAATGATAAATATAAAAAAGAATAGAATTCCTTTAATTGACAAAACAGAAATAGAAAAATTTTACAATAATCTAAAAGAAAAAAATATTAAAGTTATAACTTATTTTGATGATGAATATCCTAATAAATTAAGAAATATTTTTAATCCACCATTAGTATTATACGCAATTGGAAATTCAGAATTATTAAAAAAAGATAGTGTTGGTATTGTGGGATCAAGAAAATGCTCAGAATATGGAAAAAACATTGCTTATTTTTTTTCTAAAATCCTTTCTGAAAAATATATTATTACTAGTGGTATGGCTTATGGAATTGATACTTATGCTCACAAAGGATCTTTAAAAAATGGAACTATAGCTGTTTTAGGGTGCGGCATAGATATACCATATCCAAAATCAAATTATGATTTATATTATCAAATAATAAAAAATAATGGTTGTATTGTATCCGAATATGCACCAGGAACTCCTGTACAACCTTTTAGATTTCCTGAAAGAAATAGAATCATTGTTGGTTTGAGTAAAAGTATTATCGTTATTGAAGCTGCTAAAAAAAGTGGATCTTTAATTACTGCAAAATTGGCTCTCGAATCAGGCATTGATGTTTATGCTGTCCCTGGAGATATTAATAGAAAAACTTCAGAAGGAACAAATTTATTAATATATAATGGTGCTATACCTATTATTTCAGAAAATAATTTAAAAGAATTATTTAATATATAA
- the malE gene encoding maltose/maltodextrin ABC transporter substrate-binding protein MalE: MKKVALFVLLVLFAFTSIFAASNKIVVWSSEKQVDFMKAFGEKFTRDTGILVEVQQVNFGDIKSKFLTAAQAGEGPDIIVGAHDWVGELVENGLIDSIPFSAIETSKFAESGLNAFTVNGKLYGIPYAIEAIALLYNKDYVEEAPKTIEELKSIAAEYTTDETLGFVYDAGNFYFSYGFIAGNGGYVFKWTKENGYDVNDLGLANDGAIKGAELIKSFFDEGLIPQGANYGTMDSMFKDGLAAMIINGPWAVKDYINSGIDFGVLPLTELDLGNGHFGKPFVGVQGLMINARSENKALAKEFVINYLATKEGIYEFYLADPRLPARTDVAAIIEEKGGPVPKEIVDAFVKSAAGGEPMPNVPEMGAVWGPMGDALSQLINGQLEPAQSLKEAVEKIRTAINK, from the coding sequence ATGAAAAAGGTAGCATTATTTGTATTATTAGTTTTATTTGCATTCACTTCTATTTTTGCTGCTTCAAACAAAATCGTTGTTTGGAGTTCAGAAAAACAAGTTGATTTCATGAAAGCTTTTGGTGAAAAATTCACTAGAGATACTGGTATTTTAGTAGAAGTTCAACAAGTAAATTTTGGTGACATTAAATCAAAATTTTTAACAGCTGCTCAAGCTGGAGAAGGTCCAGACATTATCGTTGGTGCTCATGACTGGGTTGGAGAATTAGTAGAAAATGGTTTAATTGATTCTATACCATTTTCAGCTATAGAAACATCTAAATTTGCTGAATCAGGTTTAAATGCTTTTACTGTTAACGGTAAATTATACGGTATTCCTTATGCAATTGAAGCTATTGCATTATTATATAACAAAGATTATGTTGAAGAAGCTCCTAAAACAATAGAAGAATTAAAATCTATTGCTGCTGAATATACAACAGATGAAACTTTAGGATTTGTATATGACGCTGGAAACTTTTATTTCTCATATGGATTTATTGCTGGAAATGGCGGATATGTTTTCAAATGGACAAAAGAAAATGGTTATGATGTTAATGATTTAGGATTAGCTAATGATGGTGCTATAAAAGGTGCTGAATTAATAAAATCATTCTTTGATGAAGGATTAATACCACAAGGTGCAAATTACGGAACAATGGACTCAATGTTTAAAGATGGTTTAGCAGCTATGATAATAAATGGTCCTTGGGCTGTTAAAGATTATATTAATTCTGGTATTGATTTTGGTGTATTACCTTTAACAGAATTAGATTTAGGAAATGGACACTTTGGAAAACCATTTGTTGGTGTTCAAGGATTAATGATTAATGCAAGAAGTGAAAATAAAGCTTTAGCAAAAGAATTTGTAATTAATTACTTAGCAACTAAAGAGGGTATATATGAATTCTACTTAGCTGACCCAAGATTACCTGCAAGAACAGACGTTGCTGCTATTATCGAAGAAAAAGGTGGACCAGTTCCAAAAGAAATCGTTGATGCATTTGTTAAAAGTGCAGCTGGTGGAGAACCAATGCCTAATGTTCCAGAAATGGGAGCAGTATGGGGACCAATGGGTGATGCTTTAAGCCAATTAATCAACGGACAATTAGAACCTGCACAATCTTTAAAAGAAGCTGTAGAAAAAATAAGAACTGCAATTAATAAATAA
- a CDS encoding MBL fold metallo-hydrolase: MEILFLGTAASEGFPNPFCSCENCQEARNEGKKSIRLRSSLLINDEILVDFGPDIVSSANRFGKNLSEVKHIFITHSHSDHLFFKNFEYRNPIFSGSFEKLFHVDLIVPNKLGKVLKDEVELPKISLMAVEPYKELHFNGYIIYTIKANHTSNYDETPLNYIFEKDNKKVMYAVDTGKFLPETMNYLKENIKYLDVLILDGTMGFNKKYEYHMGFDEVIQTKELLYKEGIVDNNTKIIVSHFSHLHNPKHSKLEEIYGKHNIIVAFDGLKIK, translated from the coding sequence ATGGAGATTTTGTTTTTAGGTACTGCAGCATCAGAAGGTTTTCCTAATCCTTTTTGTTCATGCGAAAACTGTCAAGAAGCAAGAAATGAAGGTAAAAAAAGTATAAGACTACGATCAAGTTTATTAATCAATGATGAAATTTTAGTAGATTTTGGTCCTGATATTGTAAGTTCTGCTAATAGATTTGGAAAAAATTTATCTGAAGTAAAACATATATTTATTACTCATAGTCATTCTGATCATTTGTTTTTTAAGAATTTTGAATATAGAAACCCTATATTTTCTGGATCATTTGAAAAGTTGTTTCATGTTGATTTAATAGTTCCTAATAAATTAGGGAAAGTTTTAAAAGATGAAGTTGAATTGCCTAAAATAAGTTTAATGGCTGTAGAACCATATAAGGAATTGCATTTTAATGGGTATATTATTTATACAATAAAAGCAAATCATACATCTAATTATGATGAAACTCCATTAAATTATATATTTGAAAAGGATAATAAAAAGGTTATGTATGCGGTAGATACAGGAAAGTTTTTACCAGAAACAATGAATTATTTAAAAGAAAATATTAAATATTTAGATGTTTTGATATTAGATGGAACGATGGGATTTAATAAAAAATATGAGTATCATATGGGATTTGATGAGGTAATACAAACAAAAGAATTGTTATATAAGGAAGGAATTGTTGATAATAACACAAAAATAATAGTATCACATTTTTCACATCTACATAATCCTAAACACTCAAAACTTGAAGAAATATATGGAAAACATAATATTATTGTTGCATTTGATGGACTAAAAATAAAATGA
- the yfcE gene encoding phosphodiesterase, protein MKLAVISDTHGSLYYFEKAYNYIKDVDRIIHLGDYLYHGPRNPLPEGYNPMELSNKLKEFKKRTFITGNCDSQIDLKLLNIPEISPYSVESYGSFNFFFTHGWDPNIDDAILLAKKYNCQFLIHGHTHIPKFEKLENINVINPGSVSLPKENTPHSILIIEINEGIKFKFIDILNDKIYMEY, encoded by the coding sequence ATGAAACTTGCAGTAATTAGTGATACCCATGGATCATTATATTATTTTGAAAAAGCCTATAATTATATTAAAGATGTTGATAGAATAATTCATTTAGGAGATTACTTGTATCATGGTCCAAGAAACCCTTTACCTGAAGGATATAACCCTATGGAATTATCAAACAAGTTAAAAGAATTTAAAAAAAGAACATTTATTACTGGCAATTGTGACTCACAAATTGATTTAAAATTGTTAAATATTCCAGAAATATCCCCATATTCAGTAGAAAGTTACGGCTCATTTAATTTTTTCTTCACACATGGATGGGATCCTAATATAGATGACGCAATTTTATTAGCAAAAAAATATAACTGCCAATTTTTAATACACGGCCATACACATATTCCAAAATTTGAAAAATTAGAAAATATTAATGTTATAAACCCTGGCAGCGTTTCTTTACCTAAAGAAAATACTCCTCATAGTATATTAATTATAGAAATTAATGAGGGTATTAAGTTTAAATTTATTGATATTTTAAATGATAAGATCTATATGGAATATTAA
- a CDS encoding metalloregulator ArsR/SmtB family transcription factor: protein MSDTKSDELNSSLPERDLIINAVELYKIFADETRLKILLALLKNELCVSKIVEIAGISQSAVSHQLRLLKQMNIVKYRKQGKNVFYSLKDKHIEDIINMVFEHLKEKGE from the coding sequence ATGAGTGATACTAAAAGTGATGAATTAAATAGTTCTTTACCTGAAAGAGATTTAATAATAAATGCAGTAGAACTGTATAAAATTTTTGCAGATGAAACTAGACTAAAGATTTTACTCGCATTACTGAAAAATGAATTGTGTGTATCAAAAATAGTAGAAATCGCTGGAATTTCTCAATCCGCAGTATCTCATCAATTAAGACTACTAAAACAAATGAATATAGTAAAATATAGGAAACAAGGAAAAAACGTTTTTTATTCATTAAAAGATAAACACATTGAAGACATTATTAATATGGTATTTGAACATCTAAAAGAGAAAGGAGAATAA